The Pseudodesulfovibrio sp. JC047 genome includes a window with the following:
- a CDS encoding cytochrome ubiquinol oxidase subunit I: MDVLMLSRLQFAAATMFHFIFVPLTLGLSILIAFMETKYVRTGDEVYLKMAKFWGKIFLVNFALGVVTGITLEFQFGTNWSRYSAYVGDIFGSLLAIEATAAFFLESTFIGVWHFGWKKLSPKAHATVAWLVAGASNLSAIWILIANGFMQDPTGYVIRNGRAELTDFVAVITNKWAWLEFFHMIPAALCLAGFFLMGVSAWHLIRKSEVHFFQKSFNIGVTVALVFSIVTAVEGHIHGNNMALKQPAKLAAMESHWETQTNAPMYLLVVPGEDGNHVEALPIPGALSFLAYNDFNAEVKGLNDIPKEDRPPIKITFLAFRTMVGIGSLMPAIALLGWVMRNKLDKIPLYLKILPYCIPLPYIAIWAGWTLAEVGRQPWIVYGLMRTSDAVSPVGAGEVTFSFVLMCALYTLLGAAGIWLMIKLAKKGPEDHSPIQV, encoded by the coding sequence ATGGATGTGCTGATGCTTTCTCGGCTGCAATTCGCTGCGGCCACCATGTTTCACTTCATCTTTGTCCCATTGACCCTGGGGCTGTCGATTCTCATCGCGTTCATGGAGACGAAATACGTCCGGACCGGTGATGAAGTGTATTTGAAAATGGCGAAGTTCTGGGGGAAGATTTTTCTGGTCAACTTCGCACTGGGAGTGGTGACCGGCATCACCCTGGAGTTCCAATTCGGGACGAACTGGTCTCGGTATTCCGCGTATGTCGGTGATATTTTTGGTTCTTTGCTCGCCATTGAGGCGACCGCCGCATTTTTCCTTGAATCCACTTTTATCGGTGTTTGGCATTTCGGGTGGAAAAAGCTTTCGCCCAAGGCACACGCCACCGTGGCCTGGCTGGTTGCCGGAGCGTCCAACCTGTCCGCCATCTGGATTCTCATCGCCAACGGGTTCATGCAAGACCCGACGGGCTACGTGATCCGCAATGGTCGGGCTGAATTGACCGACTTTGTCGCGGTCATCACCAACAAGTGGGCCTGGCTTGAGTTTTTCCACATGATTCCAGCGGCCTTGTGCCTTGCCGGATTTTTTCTCATGGGTGTGTCCGCCTGGCACCTTATTCGAAAGAGTGAAGTTCATTTCTTTCAGAAATCGTTTAATATTGGTGTCACGGTTGCATTGGTCTTTTCTATCGTCACCGCGGTTGAAGGACATATTCACGGCAACAACATGGCCCTGAAGCAACCCGCCAAGCTGGCTGCCATGGAATCGCATTGGGAGACGCAAACCAATGCCCCCATGTACTTGCTGGTTGTTCCGGGCGAGGACGGCAACCATGTTGAAGCACTGCCCATTCCCGGGGCATTGAGTTTCCTGGCCTACAATGATTTCAACGCCGAAGTGAAAGGGTTGAATGATATTCCCAAGGAAGATCGACCGCCGATTAAAATCACGTTCCTGGCCTTCAGAACCATGGTCGGTATCGGTTCACTGATGCCTGCCATTGCCTTGCTCGGGTGGGTGATGCGAAACAAGCTTGATAAGATTCCATTGTACCTCAAAATACTCCCGTATTGCATACCGCTTCCATATATAGCCATCTGGGCCGGTTGGACCCTGGCGGAGGTCGGGCGTCAACCATGGATCGTGTATGGTCTCATGCGAACGTCAGACGCTGTTTCACCCGTGGGTGCGGGCGAGGTGACATTCTCGTTTGTCCTGATGTGCGCATTGTACACCCTGCTTGGCGCGGCCGGTATCTGGCTGATGATAAAGCTTGCCA